One Triticum dicoccoides isolate Atlit2015 ecotype Zavitan chromosome 3B, WEW_v2.0, whole genome shotgun sequence genomic window, tcccagggcggcgatgcgatccaagagctcatttacggaggagagctccataggatctagctgctcggcgaattccgagttgacgtgaagatcgcttttgatgacctgagaggtcattgtcggagcggcggccgaacaggcggtcataagaaaaccgcttagccggatagtttggccgtggccaaagctcccttgacgacggcaccgtctttaaagacgggaaaaggcatcccccctgattgcgacggcatagaggaactctcaatgaaagcaccaatgtcggtgtcaaaaccggcggatctcgggtagggggtcccgaactgtgcgtctaggcggatggtaacaggagacaagggacacgatgttttacccaggttcgggccctcttgattgatattgatgatgtgggtattacaagagtagatctaccacgagatcaaggaggctaaaccctagaagctagcctatggtatgattgttgttcgtcctatggactaaagccatccggtttatatagacaccggagagggctagggttacacagagtcggttacattggtaggagatctacatatccgtatcgacaagcttgtcttccacgccaaggaaagtcccatccggacacgggacgaagtcttcaatcttgtatcttcatagtcttggagtccggccaatgatgatagttcggctatccggacaccccctagtccgggactccctcacacgGGTTGAcgtcctgcggcttacagagtcccgtccggcttataaacagtgtccggctcggtgactagttaagtctaccttatgatacaagtcatattactatggcggtttattacaacgggccttaagtcgcctgcgggccttaagccctctatgaaccgccatcttcacctttggtcttggtcttctctctggtaagtcttctttgcgtaacccggcccctcctgggcggcttatacaaatagttatatcctcaacaggaGCCCCACGGACGACTCCGAGGCAACATTCATAGCGGCGGTTGAGGGCGGGTGGCAACAACATCTAGGGCGACGCAGATGATGGAGCAAGAATGGAGGACGACGAGGGCTCGGACGCAGAAAATGAGGGATGAAAGCGggaggagggcgttggattttgacGGACTTGGTCAATTAGATGGAATTTGTAGTGAGTCCAGTCCGTCTGGTCCGACATGACACACACACCTGCCTGAATGGGTCGAGGCCCGACATGACACACACGCCTGCCTGAATGGGTCGAGGCATCCTCATATTTATCCTAGACTTTGGATATGTGGGTGCTGGTTAGCCTTGACGTATAAAACCGATTCAAGGAATCCACCGAGGTCACAATTTTGTGAGTTTTCCGGCCTGCCACGTATAGAAGTGTTTTTCTTAACACAATACACAGACGCAAGTGCTCATATACACGCATATACATTCATCTCTATGaatgcacacacacgcacacacacactatcCCTGTGAGCACATCCGAAAGATATAGAAGGCGTTTGAGGAGGCCGGGTGTACGATGCTCTGACATAAGTGAAGCTGTTTGACCGACGAAATATCTCACCACAACCCCAAATTCAGGCACCAGAATTAGTTTGAGCAAGTTGATAAAAAACTACAGCAAAGGCAGACACAGTGAAAACCATAAAACCTGTATACTATGAACAATCTGGCTAAATACGAGAGAATACAGCTAATAATGCGGATCAATTTGCTAACGTTCAATCGTTTCATAGTGCACAGTGATCAATTTGCTAATGCTTAACATCTGGTCAAAATACGAGAGAATACAGCTCACGCGGATCTTTGCATAACTGGAGATACATACTAAAACCAAAATCAGATCTCGCGAAATTAGATTCAGACTTGAAATGAACTCGTTGGTCCAAGAAGGCTACCAGATCTCGCGCAGGCTCAAACACCAGATCCGGGCGACGCGAGGAAGGAGAGCAGCCTGTGGGAAGTGTTGCCGCTTGACACAGAGCTCGAGTCGTCGAGGAAGAGGTCCTCGGGCATGCGGAACGCGCCGTGCACCGCCACCAGCGCGCCGCCGAGGAGCAGGCCGGAGATGATGAGCGAGGCGACGGACGTGAGGAAGAAGGCGAGCAGCGACGAgacgacgaggccgagcagcgtctcCCGGTCGGTGAAGGTGCGGCCGAAGAGCACGACGGGCTGGTCGGGCGCGCGGAAGACGTAGAGGAAGCACCAGGCCCCGAGGATGCTGAGGAGGACGAGCAGCGAGAAGGGGTGCGCCAGGAGGGAGGCCGCGAGGGAGAAGGCCACCACGGCGGCGTAGTTGACGCGGAAGTAGCCCAGGTTGCGGCGCAGCCGCGAGGTGGCCTCGGAGAGGGAGTCCGGCCGCGAGATGGCCGAGCGGTCGATGAGCTCCGTCCAGGGGCGGCGGTCGGCGAGCGAGCGCCGCGCCGTGTCGGAGAACCTGCTGAGGAAGAGCCGGAAGGCCGGCGTGGCGAGCGCGGAGTCGGTGAGGCCGCCGCCGGAGGATGGGGCAGAGCCGCCGCCCCCGGCGGAGGGGTTAGTCACCGGAAGCAAGGGCTGCGGCGTCGGTGCGGCAGCCATGGCGTCTGCTGCGGGGGGAATAGATTCCGCGGATTGATTGATGGGCgcgctgggctgggccagcacttTTATGATTCCGAGGATTGGTGGCTCTGCGCCCGTCTCCACCTCACACACAGTGGATGCTGGACTAACTCGGGACCCACAAGTCATTCGCGTTGTCGTGATTAATCAGGTGACTCGACCAAACCGCAAAGCTGGAAGAAAGAGGTATAGAGGAATCCCCAAATCCACCCAATGGAGCCGTATCCGTTAAAACTCAAATTTGCAATAATGTTATTTTTTGCGGGGTAATTTTGCTATAATCTTTACCTTCAAATTCCTAAAGGCATCTCTAATGATGACCCGCAAATTTGCTGCGTTATTTGTCCGCGGCCAGGAGACCAGTCCATGAACACTGATGCGGTAACTGATCATCCAACATTGGACGTATACATTTCAACCACTATTGAAACTAACCAAACCAAATTCATGCAAACACAGCGGATTTGATataaaccggacgaaattcattagATTTTGAATATTTTTTAACTAAAAACTATGCTGGGGTAAGGTAAAACTAGTCTACATCCGGTGTCGGCGGATATTCGTTCCCATGGCATGGATACCCTTGACTAGTCTATGGCCGGCCGCGGCAGATCTCCCCATGTCCGACAACCCGCTCATCGGACTGCCGTGAGCCCCGAAGGTATATACTTCAGTGCAGAGGGTGGCTCGCTTCCCCATGTTCGGCAGTGCCGCTCATCGGAGTGGAACCGCCTGGATTGCTTTAGCCGGAGGGGAAGGGCTCGATGGTGGCCTGCCACTGGGCAAGACACCAGGTGTGTACGCCAGTGTCTCCTCGgtgcaagcggcggcggcctcccatgttctatttctcctcgatgatggtggcgggGCAGACATGCTGGACTCCATCTCGTCGAGCTTCGTGAGTCGGCTTCTTTCTCCGCTCGCAGGGTGCGGGCATGCAAATGTTGACGGCGGATGGTGCGGTCATAGACACGGGAGGTACGGTGCGACACTCGTCCACAGCAACCACGATGCATGTgccgcttgttggaaatatgccctagaggcaataataaaatgattattattatatttccttgttcatgataattgtctattattcatgctataattgtattaaccggaaacagtgatacatgtgtgaattcatagaccacaacatgtccctagtgagcctctagttgactagctcattgatcaatagatagtcatggtttcctgactatggacattggatgtcattgataacgggatcacatcataaggagaatgatgtaatggacatgacccaatcctaagcatagcacaagatcgtgtagttcgtttgctaaagcttttctaatgtcaagtatcagttccttagaccatgagattgtgtaactcccggataccgtaggagtgctttggatgtaccaaccgtcacaatgtaactgggtgactataaaggtgcactacaggtatctccgaaagtatctgttgggttggcacgaatcgagactgggatttgtcactccgtatgacggagaggtatctctgggtccactcggtaatgcatcatcatattgagctcaatgtgactaagtggttagtcacgggatcatgcattatgtaacgagtaaagtgacttgccggtaacgagattgaacgaggtattgggataccgacgatcgaatcttgggcaagtaacgtaccgattgataaagggaattgtatacgggattacctgaatcctcgacatcgtggttcatccgatgagatcatcgtggaacactgctacgtcttgagcttgcgttggttttcctcgaagaggagagggtgatgcagcaatagtagcgtaagtatttccctcagtttttgagaaccaaggtatcaatccagtaggaggctcctcaaaagtcccacgcatctacacaaacaaactgagaactcgcaaccaacgcgataaaggggttgtcaatcccttcacggccacttgtaaaagtgagatctaataaagatagtaagataagataaatctatttttggtattttatgatatagatgcaaaaagtaaagatgcaaataaaactagattggaagcaaatatgataggagatagacccgggggccataggtttcactagaggcttctctcaagatggcataagtattacgatgggtgaacaaattactgtcgagcaattgatagaaaagcgaataattatgagattatctaggcatgatcatgtatataggcatcacgtccataacaagtagaccgactcctgcctgcatctactactattactc contains:
- the LOC119277455 gene encoding PRA1 family protein B2-like — encoded protein: MAAAPTPQPLLPVTNPSAGGGGSAPSSGGGLTDSALATPAFRLFLSRFSDTARRSLADRRPWTELIDRSAISRPDSLSEATSRLRRNLGYFRVNYAAVVAFSLAASLLAHPFSLLVLLSILGAWCFLYVFRAPDQPVVLFGRTFTDRETLLGLVVSSLLAFFLTSVASLIISGLLLGGALVAVHGAFRMPEDLFLDDSSSVSSGNTSHRLLSFLASPGSGV